The following proteins come from a genomic window of Pirellula staleyi DSM 6068:
- a CDS encoding DUF1571 domain-containing protein has product MMKSPFARRDFLRALVLGGASVATANLLAEEGALKEPVFRISKATSDVAARSAPAHPLDPALKLARECLERINRDVVDYTCLIVKRERIKGTLGEHEYMEAKIRNRKVVDGRMTTPLSVYMRFVKPKGVEGREVIWVEGQNNNKLKAHEGGFLGSKLPSVWLDINGPLAMRGQLHPISDIGIENLILKLIEKGEADRAHEECVVEFTKGAKLNGRPCTVLTVRHPQQREHFEFHIAQVFLDDELGLPVRYAAYHWPTSPNDKMGPVLEEYTYINIKTNVNLTDSDFSPDNPNYNF; this is encoded by the coding sequence ATGATGAAGAGTCCTTTCGCCCGTCGCGATTTCCTTCGCGCACTCGTTCTGGGTGGTGCTTCGGTCGCTACCGCCAATTTGCTCGCTGAGGAAGGTGCTCTGAAAGAGCCAGTCTTCCGCATCAGCAAGGCCACCAGCGATGTTGCTGCTCGCAGCGCTCCTGCCCACCCACTCGATCCAGCTCTCAAACTGGCCCGCGAGTGCCTCGAACGCATCAATCGCGATGTTGTCGACTACACCTGCCTCATCGTCAAACGTGAGCGGATCAAGGGTACGCTCGGTGAACACGAATACATGGAAGCGAAGATTCGCAACCGCAAGGTGGTTGATGGTCGCATGACCACCCCCCTCTCGGTTTACATGCGATTCGTGAAGCCCAAGGGTGTTGAAGGCCGTGAGGTCATCTGGGTCGAAGGCCAGAACAACAACAAACTGAAAGCCCACGAAGGTGGATTTTTGGGGAGCAAGCTGCCGAGTGTATGGCTCGACATCAACGGCCCTCTTGCGATGCGTGGCCAACTTCACCCCATCAGCGACATCGGAATTGAGAACCTGATTCTCAAACTGATCGAAAAGGGTGAAGCCGACCGTGCTCACGAGGAATGCGTGGTGGAATTCACTAAGGGGGCCAAGCTCAACGGTCGCCCTTGCACTGTACTCACCGTTCGTCACCCTCAGCAGCGCGAACACTTCGAGTTCCATATCGCCCAGGTTTTCCTCGACGACGAACTCGGACTCCCTGTTCGCTACGCTGCCTATCACTGGCCCACGTCGCCCAATGACAAAATGGGCCCCGTGCTGGAGGAATACACCTACATCAACATCAAGACGAATGTGAACCTCACCGACAGCGACTTCAGCCCCGACAATCCTAACTACAACTTTTAG
- a CDS encoding HEAT repeat domain-containing protein: MHYLRATLLLTTALLLCGCRGEVTPPTTNSEPSHEPAPIGKSLPDSPAETPATIPTEVPAELSNLSVDQLVNKLVSDATRDSAAIALAAKGKEAVQATLSACSHEKWEVRAAAVFVLSQVDGEAAVTKKLTEMRDSDPAPAVRDAAAFGLDALDERARLRK; the protein is encoded by the coding sequence ATGCACTACTTGCGAGCAACGCTGCTTCTTACCACCGCGCTGCTACTTTGCGGCTGTCGAGGCGAAGTCACTCCCCCGACGACCAATTCTGAGCCCTCACACGAACCTGCCCCCATCGGCAAGTCGCTGCCTGACAGCCCCGCTGAAACACCGGCTACGATTCCCACCGAAGTTCCAGCTGAATTGTCGAACCTTTCGGTCGACCAGCTGGTGAACAAGCTTGTGAGTGATGCCACGCGCGACTCCGCAGCGATTGCGCTTGCGGCGAAAGGAAAAGAAGCTGTTCAGGCAACGCTCTCCGCTTGCAGTCACGAAAAATGGGAAGTTCGAGCCGCCGCTGTTTTTGTACTCAGCCAAGTAGATGGCGAGGCAGCGGTGACGAAGAAACTCACCGAGATGCGCGACAGCGACCCAGCACCTGCTGTTCGAGATGCTGCGGCATTCGGGCTCGATGCCCTCGACGAGCGTGCCCGACTCCGAAAATAA
- a CDS encoding nitrilase family protein: MKSVRVAAVQMHHEPGDISTNLATIERVAREAAEAQAKIIAFPECCLQGYWHLRNLSREELFSLAEPLPTGDHAASIRALSEELQATIGVGLIERDDQGRLFNSYFVAMPSGQFAVHRKLHVFVSPFLTPGDDYTVFDTPHGCRVGVLICYDNNLVENARCTALRGAEILLSPHQTGGCKSGSPCAMGPIDPALWDNREHDPAKITAEFQGDKGRGWLMRWLPARAHDNGMFLVFANGVGRDDDETRTGNAMILDCYGRLLAESKDLETDLVLADLDATLLERSTGQRWLKARRPELYSAIAERTSRERSTREVRFEYDAKELDNIPGERPAK; this comes from the coding sequence ATGAAATCGGTTCGAGTCGCTGCGGTCCAAATGCATCATGAACCGGGCGATATCTCGACAAACTTAGCAACGATCGAGCGTGTCGCACGAGAGGCGGCTGAAGCCCAAGCCAAGATCATCGCCTTCCCCGAATGTTGTCTCCAAGGTTACTGGCATCTGCGAAATCTTTCGCGCGAAGAACTATTTTCTCTCGCCGAGCCACTCCCTACGGGCGATCACGCAGCATCAATACGAGCCCTCTCCGAAGAACTCCAAGCGACTATCGGCGTGGGACTCATCGAACGAGACGACCAAGGTCGACTTTTCAATTCTTATTTTGTTGCGATGCCGAGCGGACAGTTCGCGGTCCATCGTAAACTGCATGTGTTCGTCAGCCCTTTTTTGACGCCGGGGGACGATTACACCGTTTTCGATACGCCTCACGGCTGTCGCGTGGGGGTTCTGATTTGCTACGACAATAATCTTGTCGAGAATGCTCGTTGTACGGCGCTGCGTGGAGCCGAGATCCTGCTGTCGCCCCATCAAACCGGCGGTTGTAAAAGCGGATCTCCTTGTGCCATGGGGCCGATCGATCCTGCGTTGTGGGACAATCGCGAGCATGACCCCGCAAAAATCACGGCCGAGTTTCAAGGTGACAAGGGTCGGGGATGGCTCATGCGATGGCTACCGGCAAGAGCGCACGACAACGGCATGTTCTTGGTGTTTGCCAACGGCGTGGGACGGGACGACGATGAAACTCGAACCGGCAATGCCATGATTCTCGACTGCTACGGGCGCTTGCTGGCGGAGTCGAAAGATCTGGAGACCGATCTTGTTTTGGCCGATCTCGACGCGACTCTTCTCGAACGTTCGACCGGACAACGCTGGCTCAAAGCCCGTCGCCCAGAACTCTATTCCGCGATTGCCGAGCGAACCAGCCGCGAGCGCTCCACGCGCGAGGTCCGATTTGAGTATGATGCGAAAGAACTGGACAATATCCCCGGCGAGCGACCCGCGAAGTAG
- a CDS encoding M24 family metallopeptidase, with amino-acid sequence MFDLAKVQAALHQFGLDGWLIGEFRGSNMPGRRVLDFADRSITSRRWFYSIPREGKPLKLVHRIEPGALDHLPGETIVYLRWQEFEAGIAALCAGKKKIAMEYSPKNNIPYIARVDAGTIELVRSQGCDVVSSGNLIQLFESVWDESQWEMHLLANKNNVAAYDRAWKLIADRIESGKPVTEGDVCGEILQHFAEHAMTTYHPPIVGVGPHSGDPHYETSPDSKTPIKRGDFVLIDLWAKLDQPRAVYSDLTRVGFVGTEVPEQFNKVFKIVAAARDAAIAYVQEAFASGRPLQGWEVDDACREVIVKAGYGDYFIHRTGHSIGQETHGNGANIDNLETHEDRLILPGSCFSIEPGIYLPEFGARSEVDVFVDWSGNVHVTGGPLQTEVLPILAK; translated from the coding sequence ATGTTTGATCTCGCAAAAGTGCAGGCTGCGCTGCATCAGTTTGGTCTCGATGGTTGGCTCATCGGTGAGTTTCGAGGGAGCAATATGCCGGGCCGACGGGTGCTCGATTTCGCCGATCGAAGCATCACGAGCAGACGCTGGTTCTACTCGATTCCTCGTGAAGGAAAGCCCCTCAAACTGGTCCATCGAATCGAGCCCGGCGCGCTCGATCACCTCCCGGGCGAGACGATTGTTTATCTCCGGTGGCAAGAGTTCGAAGCAGGAATCGCTGCGCTCTGTGCTGGCAAAAAAAAGATCGCGATGGAGTACTCCCCGAAGAACAACATTCCCTACATCGCGCGCGTCGATGCGGGAACGATCGAACTGGTGCGATCGCAGGGCTGCGACGTCGTTTCGTCGGGCAATCTCATTCAACTCTTCGAGTCGGTGTGGGATGAGTCGCAGTGGGAAATGCATCTCCTTGCTAATAAGAACAACGTTGCTGCCTACGATCGCGCGTGGAAACTGATTGCCGATCGAATCGAAAGTGGCAAGCCCGTTACCGAGGGGGATGTGTGCGGGGAGATCCTGCAGCACTTCGCCGAGCATGCAATGACCACCTACCACCCGCCGATCGTGGGCGTGGGGCCTCACAGCGGCGATCCCCACTACGAGACTTCACCCGATTCGAAAACGCCGATTAAACGGGGCGATTTCGTACTAATCGATCTGTGGGCCAAACTCGATCAGCCTCGCGCGGTGTACAGCGATCTCACGCGTGTTGGCTTTGTCGGAACTGAAGTCCCTGAACAATTCAACAAGGTGTTCAAGATTGTCGCTGCAGCGCGCGATGCGGCGATTGCATACGTCCAAGAGGCGTTTGCCTCGGGGCGTCCGCTACAGGGGTGGGAAGTCGACGATGCCTGTCGCGAAGTCATCGTGAAGGCAGGCTATGGCGACTATTTCATTCACCGGACCGGGCATAGCATCGGTCAAGAGACGCACGGCAACGGCGCGAATATCGACAATCTCGAAACGCACGAAGATCGACTGATTCTCCCGGGAAGTTGCTTCTCGATCGAGCCTGGTATTTATCTCCCTGAGTTTGGGGCGCGTAGCGAGGTCGATGTCTTTGTCGATTGGAGCGGCAACGTGCATGTCACCGGCGGACCCCTGCAAACCGAGGTCCTTCCGATTTTGGCAAAATAA
- a CDS encoding amidohydrolase family protein, translating to MNTFRLLARRYDTLRPVVVDIAAGHIQSIQADFAHQTSAGHLPIVAPGLIDLQVNGLAGHELNHPHVSPDDVEAVTQGMLQAGVTHYLPTCTTDSRELLVRSLGVIATAKESLPRSRQSIAGIHLEGPYISAEDGPRGAHPREHVRPPSLEEFKQLQSAARGHIKLVTLSPEYPDSIELIRYLVQQGVLVAIGHTAASSEQITAAVDAGATLSTHLGNGAHPSIKRHPNYIWDQLADDRLTATLIADGHHLPTSVLKSMLRVKGLERSLLVSDITALAGMPPGIYRSGLGEVEVLEDGKLVVAHQRQLLAGASRDLLYCINHLRSALGLSIENAIDLASLRPAQHLGMASHGLEIGAPANLVVLSLRDLQLHHECTILGGEIVSGNLIA from the coding sequence TTGAATACCTTTCGCCTCCTCGCCCGCCGCTACGACACGCTTCGCCCTGTCGTCGTCGACATTGCGGCTGGTCACATTCAGTCGATCCAGGCCGATTTTGCCCACCAAACATCGGCTGGCCATTTGCCAATCGTTGCTCCGGGACTCATCGACCTGCAGGTGAATGGTCTTGCCGGACACGAACTCAATCACCCCCATGTTTCGCCAGACGATGTGGAGGCGGTGACTCAAGGGATGCTGCAAGCTGGCGTTACGCATTACTTGCCAACGTGCACGACCGACTCGCGCGAACTGCTCGTGCGATCGCTGGGAGTCATTGCCACGGCCAAAGAAAGTTTGCCACGAAGCCGGCAATCGATCGCCGGCATTCATCTCGAAGGACCGTACATCTCTGCCGAAGATGGCCCGCGCGGAGCTCACCCCCGCGAACATGTCCGTCCACCTTCCCTCGAAGAGTTTAAACAGCTGCAATCAGCCGCTCGTGGCCATATCAAACTCGTCACTCTATCGCCGGAATATCCCGATTCGATTGAGTTAATTCGCTACCTAGTACAGCAGGGTGTGCTTGTGGCAATCGGACATACGGCTGCTAGTTCCGAGCAAATCACCGCTGCGGTCGACGCTGGCGCTACACTGAGCACACATCTGGGAAATGGCGCTCATCCCAGCATCAAGCGTCATCCGAATTACATATGGGATCAGCTTGCCGACGATCGACTCACAGCGACGCTGATTGCCGATGGGCATCACTTACCCACGAGTGTTCTCAAGTCGATGCTGCGCGTGAAAGGACTCGAGCGGTCGCTACTCGTTAGCGATATCACGGCCCTTGCCGGAATGCCCCCCGGAATCTACCGCAGCGGACTGGGGGAAGTGGAAGTGCTCGAAGACGGAAAGCTCGTCGTGGCGCACCAGCGTCAATTGCTCGCAGGGGCTTCGCGCGATCTACTCTACTGCATCAATCATTTGCGCTCAGCGCTCGGGCTATCGATCGAAAATGCGATCGATCTGGCAAGTCTTCGACCAGCGCAACACTTGGGGATGGCCAGCCATGGCCTCGAAATCGGGGCACCAGCTAATCTTGTGGTGCTATCTCTGCGCGATCTGCAATTGCATCACGAGTGTACGATTCTCGGTGGAGAAATCGTGAGCGGCAACCTGATTGCTTAA